The following proteins are co-located in the Flammeovirga kamogawensis genome:
- a CDS encoding uracil-DNA glycosylase family protein, producing MDTLTQEIKKCEICVGKIPNPPHPVFSFHPKCKIIIVGQAPGAVVDRTGIPWDDKSGENLRKWMGVTNEEFYDKETIAILPMGFCFPGTGKSGDLPPRKECAPKWHTEILPLLTNVELILLVGKYAQDYYLKGISKKNLTVTVKNYAEYLPKFFVLPHPSPRNNIWMKKNAWFKEDVLPTFKVLIKSILQK from the coding sequence ATGGATACACTAACTCAAGAAATAAAAAAATGTGAGATTTGTGTTGGTAAAATTCCAAATCCTCCGCACCCTGTATTTTCATTTCATCCAAAATGTAAAATTATTATTGTAGGACAGGCACCTGGAGCTGTTGTAGATAGAACGGGAATTCCTTGGGATGATAAGAGTGGCGAAAACCTTAGAAAATGGATGGGGGTGACCAATGAAGAATTTTATGATAAAGAAACGATAGCTATTTTACCAATGGGGTTTTGTTTTCCGGGTACGGGTAAATCTGGTGATCTACCTCCAAGAAAAGAATGTGCCCCAAAATGGCATACAGAAATTCTACCTTTATTAACTAATGTAGAGCTTATATTACTTGTAGGTAAATATGCTCAGGATTATTATTTGAAAGGTATATCGAAAAAGAATCTCACGGTGACAGTTAAAAATTATGCAGAATATCTTCCTAAATTCTTTGTACTGCCTCATCCATCGCCAAGAAATAATATTTGGATGAAAAAAAATGCTTGGTTTAAAGAAGATGTTCTTCCTACTTTTAAGGTATTAATCAAGTCAATTTTACAAAAATGA
- a CDS encoding DUF1304 domain-containing protein, with translation MQIIISILIVIVALLHLYFLYFEMFAWETKGRKVFNKFPKELFSSTKEMAANQGLYNGFLAAGLIWSLLISSSEWADNVALFFLSCVTVAGIYGAYSVDKKIFFVQGVPAVITIIFILLK, from the coding sequence ATGCAAATTATTATTTCTATTCTAATTGTTATTGTCGCTCTTTTACATCTTTATTTTCTTTATTTTGAGATGTTTGCTTGGGAAACAAAAGGGAGGAAAGTTTTCAATAAATTCCCTAAAGAGCTTTTTTCTAGTACTAAAGAGATGGCAGCCAATCAAGGGTTGTATAATGGTTTTTTGGCAGCGGGTTTAATTTGGTCACTTCTAATTTCTTCATCAGAATGGGCAGATAATGTAGCTTTATTCTTTTTAAGTTGTGTAACCGTAGCTGGGATTTATGGAGCCTATTCTGTTGATAAAAAAATCTTTTTTGTTCAAGGAGTACCTGCAGTTATTACTATCATTTTTATTCTTTTGAAATAA
- a CDS encoding T9SS type A sorting domain-containing protein, translating into MHKFFTLLLFIFTNNIYAQFCSPTTQDDVEKTITITSDCSLNGLVEYSVLSGYDLIINNNITLEIKTTGNVDNYVQINGNITLNEGASLTIESEAFFIINGNLSLSGNNNITIGGGGNFKSAYLIVTGDFASNGVGSSLVVANKGTIYAGSTSGLGTPSVSTGSHDGIYIEGDDDLGIEDHRDFILANSVADRVSDLPVELISFEATVNPNNTTLTWSTASEQNASHFDVMRSNDKRNWEVLATLDAAGNSNVKRDYKFVDNDLLTAVTYYKLVQVDFDEAYEEFGPLTVYPNGVEKSLTANIFPNPSADGSKIQLDGLSLGNSIQLSVIDKSGRMIFQDTIQDSPESLLYNLETRTTLYPGNYLIVIQSGNEKIVKRYIQQ; encoded by the coding sequence ATGCATAAATTCTTTACATTACTTCTATTTATTTTTACTAATAATATATATGCCCAATTTTGTTCTCCTACTACACAAGATGATGTAGAAAAAACAATTACTATTACATCTGATTGTAGTCTTAATGGATTGGTGGAGTATTCTGTATTATCTGGATATGACTTAATAATAAACAACAATATTACATTAGAAATTAAAACTACAGGTAATGTCGATAACTATGTACAAATTAATGGAAATATAACTTTAAATGAAGGAGCTAGCTTAACTATTGAAAGTGAAGCATTTTTCATTATTAATGGTAATTTAAGTTTAAGTGGAAATAATAATATCACTATCGGTGGAGGAGGTAATTTTAAATCTGCATATTTAATTGTTACTGGTGATTTTGCTAGTAATGGAGTAGGATCTTCATTAGTAGTAGCAAATAAAGGTACTATTTATGCAGGGTCAACATCAGGACTAGGAACACCTAGTGTTTCAACTGGATCTCACGATGGCATATATATTGAAGGTGATGACGATCTAGGAATTGAAGATCATAGAGATTTTATTTTGGCAAATTCTGTAGCAGATAGAGTCTCAGATCTCCCAGTAGAACTAATTTCTTTCGAAGCAACTGTAAATCCAAACAACACAACACTTACATGGTCTACAGCCTCAGAGCAAAATGCATCTCATTTTGATGTAATGCGTTCTAATGACAAAAGAAATTGGGAGGTATTAGCAACTTTAGATGCTGCAGGTAATTCTAATGTAAAAAGAGATTATAAATTTGTAGACAACGATTTATTAACGGCTGTCACTTACTATAAATTAGTACAGGTTGATTTTGATGAAGCTTACGAAGAATTTGGTCCTTTAACTGTTTATCCTAATGGAGTAGAGAAATCATTAACTGCCAATATATTTCCTAATCCATCAGCAGATGGTTCAAAAATACAACTAGATGGTTTATCTTTAGGTAATAGTATTCAACTAAGTGTAATTGATAAATCTGGCAGAATGATCTTTCAAGATACAATTCAAGATTCTCCAGAAAGTTTATTATATAATTTAGAAACAAGAACAACTTTATACCCTGGTAATTATTTAATAGTTATTCAATCAGGGAATGAAAAAATTGTCAAAAGATATATTCAACAGTAA
- a CDS encoding exonuclease domain-containing protein, producing the protein MEFTAIDFETAHGARWSICQVGIVRVKNGVIIDRYESLIRPPDNRYHAFNTTIHGITAEMTANAPSLFDIWDEMKPYIEGQLIVAHNAGFDVSALEQTLELYDLDIPSFEYDCTYKLTGAALDDICYTYGWELKHHDALADAEACAKMYIELLSEKQLPVFEKNPFKKKKKTAPYRTQLSGEILRPDFDNADPDSPFYRQKVVITGVFDTWERLELATILKGLGAKINTNISGQTNLVMVGEDPGPSKLQKVRTLNQQGKDIQILKEQELKEILSIVNS; encoded by the coding sequence ATGGAGTTTACAGCAATAGATTTTGAAACGGCACATGGTGCTAGATGGAGTATTTGCCAAGTGGGTATTGTACGTGTAAAGAATGGTGTTATTATAGATAGGTACGAGTCTTTAATTCGCCCACCAGATAATAGGTACCATGCTTTTAATACTACAATTCATGGAATTACGGCAGAAATGACGGCTAATGCTCCTAGTTTGTTTGATATCTGGGATGAAATGAAACCCTATATTGAAGGTCAACTTATTGTTGCTCATAATGCTGGTTTTGATGTTTCGGCATTAGAACAGACATTAGAACTCTATGATCTTGATATCCCCTCTTTTGAATACGATTGTACTTATAAACTTACAGGTGCCGCTTTAGATGATATTTGCTATACCTATGGTTGGGAATTAAAACACCACGATGCACTTGCTGATGCAGAAGCATGTGCTAAAATGTATATAGAGTTATTATCCGAAAAGCAGCTTCCTGTTTTTGAAAAAAATCCATTTAAAAAGAAGAAAAAAACTGCTCCGTACCGCACTCAACTATCTGGTGAAATATTAAGACCTGATTTTGATAATGCAGATCCTGATAGTCCTTTTTATAGACAAAAAGTGGTTATTACTGGTGTTTTTGATACTTGGGAGAGATTAGAATTAGCTACCATATTAAAAGGTTTAGGTGCTAAAATAAATACAAACATTTCTGGTCAAACTAATTTAGTAATGGTTGGAGAAGACCCCGGACCAAGTAAATTACAGAAAGTAAGAACCTTAAATCAACAAGGAAAAGATATTCAAATCCTTAAAGAGCAAGAATTAAAAGAAATACTTTCTATCGTAAATTCTTAA
- a CDS encoding 1-acyl-sn-glycerol-3-phosphate acyltransferase, producing MNFTLYTFIKNIIKHIYTNLVFYKVEKNGWENIPKDKPLIFAVTHPLMHMDAVVMGTTFTRPLHFLTKSTVFNTPFKKWFFGKLNMIPVVRKQDGPQGEGFSNKSMFASCVKTLEKNQCLLIFTEGTSIWERKLRPLKSGTARIGFEAEDSNNFNLGVHIVPVALNYTHATQLLPSVSIDIAPAICVKDYQEEYKENPNKATKKVTSIIKERLLERYFTLNDLEEEDNLKSALVMLNEEPTNGWGRKKSLKKYFENLRKGVEIINTSSKSSIQNINTKLTKYNALLKSYKIDDQSLWKAASGNKNAVLFTLKFIFALTVYPIYIISWLINYTPYKLSKYLGQKSSDEIEVWGANMITLFGIFYPIFYGIYIFILNQFLAINGITNFCIFLVFPILTYLSFFMYQFYKKVASDSRVFFLSAFNKEKYNKLVSLRTSIVTNLENLINEHK from the coding sequence ATGAACTTTACATTATACACATTTATAAAAAACATTATAAAGCACATCTATACTAATCTTGTATTTTATAAAGTTGAAAAAAACGGTTGGGAAAATATTCCAAAAGATAAACCACTCATTTTTGCAGTTACACACCCACTAATGCACATGGATGCTGTAGTAATGGGAACAACTTTTACAAGACCGCTTCATTTTCTAACAAAGTCTACCGTTTTTAATACTCCATTTAAAAAATGGTTTTTTGGTAAATTAAACATGATCCCTGTTGTTCGAAAACAAGACGGTCCACAAGGTGAAGGTTTTTCTAATAAAAGTATGTTTGCTAGCTGTGTAAAAACATTAGAAAAAAATCAATGTCTTTTAATTTTCACAGAAGGAACGAGTATCTGGGAACGTAAATTACGCCCTTTAAAATCTGGAACTGCCCGTATTGGTTTCGAAGCAGAAGACAGTAACAATTTTAATTTGGGTGTTCATATAGTACCTGTAGCTTTAAATTATACCCATGCAACACAATTACTACCTAGCGTATCTATAGATATCGCACCTGCAATATGTGTTAAAGATTACCAAGAAGAATATAAAGAGAACCCCAATAAAGCAACAAAAAAAGTAACAAGTATTATTAAAGAACGTCTGTTAGAAAGGTATTTTACGCTTAATGATTTAGAAGAAGAAGATAATCTAAAAAGTGCATTAGTAATGCTAAACGAAGAACCTACAAATGGATGGGGTAGAAAAAAATCATTAAAAAAATACTTCGAAAATTTAAGAAAAGGAGTAGAAATTATAAACACCTCTAGTAAAAGTTCAATTCAAAATATCAACACTAAACTCACCAAATACAATGCTCTTTTAAAAAGCTATAAAATAGATGATCAAAGTCTTTGGAAAGCAGCTTCTGGAAATAAAAACGCAGTTCTATTTACATTAAAGTTTATATTTGCTTTAACTGTTTATCCTATTTATATAATAAGTTGGTTAATCAATTATACACCTTATAAACTATCTAAGTATTTAGGACAAAAATCTTCTGATGAAATAGAAGTATGGGGGGCAAACATGATTACCTTATTTGGTATATTTTATCCCATATTTTATGGTATATATATCTTTATTTTAAATCAGTTTTTAGCAATTAATGGTATAACTAATTTCTGTATATTCTTGGTATTTCCAATACTAACATATCTTTCCTTCTTTATGTATCAATTTTATAAAAAAGTAGCTTCAGATAGCAGAGTCTTTTTTTTATCAGCTTTTAATAAAGAGAAATACAACAAATTAGTTTCACTAAGAACAAGTATAGTTACTAACCTAGAAAATTTAATAAATGAGCACAAGTAA
- a CDS encoding patatin-like phospholipase family protein: MSTSNKKPYKLGLVLSGGGAKGLAHIGVLFYLKELGIIPDAVAGTSAGSIVGSMYAYGTPLTEIQDFFIKTDLFNWKKRAFFKPHMTFKGIINPKSLKDDFKTIIKKDDFDACEKDLFVVATDMQNAEEKIFSTGSIVDAVLASSAYPFVFSPMEIDDIIYSDGGILNHFPLDVIRNKCEKVIGVYVSPIRTYDKSELNSVQKVALRALSLKGDKEELHKLNDCDIAIFPQDLINFNTFDTHPDKLSEIVDVGYEETAKHHDALLKLREELNEL; this comes from the coding sequence ATGAGCACAAGTAATAAAAAGCCATATAAACTAGGTTTAGTTTTATCTGGTGGAGGGGCAAAAGGTTTAGCACATATTGGTGTTCTATTCTACCTAAAAGAGCTAGGCATTATTCCAGATGCAGTTGCAGGTACAAGCGCAGGATCTATTGTCGGTTCTATGTATGCTTATGGAACTCCACTTACTGAGATTCAAGACTTTTTTATAAAAACAGATTTATTTAATTGGAAAAAAAGAGCTTTTTTTAAGCCTCATATGACTTTTAAAGGAATTATTAATCCTAAATCTTTAAAAGACGACTTTAAAACTATAATAAAGAAAGATGACTTTGATGCTTGTGAGAAAGATCTTTTTGTAGTTGCTACAGATATGCAAAATGCAGAAGAAAAAATCTTTAGTACAGGTTCTATTGTAGATGCCGTTCTTGCGTCTTCAGCTTATCCTTTTGTATTTTCTCCAATGGAAATAGATGATATTATCTATAGTGATGGTGGAATTCTAAACCACTTTCCCCTTGATGTTATTAGAAATAAATGCGAAAAAGTTATTGGTGTTTATGTATCGCCTATTAGAACTTATGATAAAAGTGAATTAAATAGCGTTCAAAAAGTAGCTTTAAGAGCTTTATCTTTAAAAGGAGACAAAGAGGAGTTACATAAATTAAATGACTGTGACATAGCGATTTTCCCACAAGATTTAATTAATTTTAATACTTTCGATACACACCCAGATAAATTGAGCGAAATTGTTGATGTTGGTTACGAAGAAACAGCCAAACATCATGATGCTTTACTAAAATTACGTGAAGAGCTGAATGAGCTATAG
- a CDS encoding TerD family protein: MSISLKKGGRFNLSKDDGNLDKIMVGLGWDMVPGNTVDLDASVFMIDATGKLPADEFFVFFNNLKSPDNSIEHTGDNRTGKGEGDDEMILAHLSNISDAVTELVFVASIHNADVLRHHFGMLSNAYIRIVDIDTQREIIRYNLDDDNFKSVTDMEFGRLIRNGKEWNFVASGIGSKIGLQGYVDKYA; encoded by the coding sequence ATGAGTATTTCCTTAAAAAAAGGTGGAAGATTCAATCTTTCTAAAGACGATGGAAACCTTGATAAAATAATGGTTGGCCTTGGTTGGGATATGGTACCTGGCAACACTGTAGACCTTGATGCTTCAGTTTTTATGATTGATGCAACTGGAAAATTACCTGCAGATGAATTCTTTGTTTTCTTTAATAACTTAAAATCACCTGATAATAGCATTGAGCATACTGGTGATAATAGAACTGGAAAAGGTGAAGGAGATGATGAAATGATCCTTGCCCATTTATCTAATATATCTGATGCTGTAACAGAACTTGTTTTTGTTGCATCTATACACAATGCTGATGTTTTAAGACATCACTTTGGTATGTTATCAAATGCTTATATTAGAATTGTAGATATTGATACACAAAGAGAAATTATCCGTTATAATTTAGACGATGATAACTTTAAAAGTGTAACAGATATGGAATTTGGCCGTCTTATCAGAAATGGAAAAGAATGGAACTTTGTTGCTTCTGGCATTGGATCTAAAATTGGATTACAAGGTTACGTTGATAAATATGCTTAA